A genomic segment from Parus major isolate Abel chromosome 21, Parus_major1.1, whole genome shotgun sequence encodes:
- the MAD2L2 gene encoding mitotic spindle assembly checkpoint protein MAD2B produces MTTLTRQDLNFGQVVADVLSEFLEVAVHLILYVREVYPIGIFQKRKKYNVPVQMSCHPELNQYIQDTLHCVKPLLEKNDVEKVVVVILDKEHHPVERFVFEITQPPLLSISSESLLSHVEQLLRAFILKISVCDAVLDNNPPGCTFTVLVHTREAATRNMEKIQVIKDFPWILADEQDVHMHDPRLIPLKTMTSDILKMQLYVEERAHKGT; encoded by the exons ATGACCACTCTCACACGGCAGGACCTTAACTTTGGGCAAG ttgttGCAGATGTTCTTTCAGAATTCCTGGAAGTGGCTGTTCACCTCATCTTGTACGTCAGAGAAGTTTATCCTATTGGGATCttccagaagaggaagaaatacaaTGTACCTGTCCAG ATGTCCTGCCACCCAGAGCTGAACCAGTACATCCAGGACACGCTGCACTGTGTAAAGCCACTGCTGGAGAAG AACGATGTGGAGAAAGTTGTGGTTGTGATCCTGGATAAAGAGCACCACCCCGTGGAGAGATTTGTCTTTGAGATCACCCAGCCACCTCTTCTTTCCATTAG TTCTgagtccctgctgtcccacgTGGAGCAGTTACTGCGTGCCTTCATCCTGAAAATCAGCGTTTGTGATGCCGTGCTGGACAACAACCCCCCAG GTTGCACCTTCACAGTTCTGGTTCACACACGGGAGGCTGCCACACGCAACATGGAAAAGATCCAGGTGATAAAG GACTTCCCTTGGATCCTCGCTGATGAGCAAGATGTGCATATGCACGACCCCCGGCTTATTCCCCTGAAAACCATGACATCTGACATCTTAAAG ATGCAGCTGTACGTAGAAGAGCGAGCTCACAAAGGCACCTGA
- the DRAXIN gene encoding draxin, translated as MIMETSSTFSSFLFLCVLVLSDISLAVSLNPGTKLKNAPGNNNHLQNQEMWLQQPRTGRHHRQGSAKKERVHAMPSRGQLAGEETLKMGSGASAVEELVAEGQPAALKQNKDVFLGFELLYPERENQSPGSEKGKKQNREQRRHSRRDRLKHHRGKNPDAGPSSLYKRPKSFEEQFQNLQAEEATSLTPTMLLTAALDTAVSTEEPPVLPATSPRSQARHRQDGDVMPTLDMALFDWTDYEDLKPEMWPSAKKKEKRRSKSPNSGNETMTTEGEPCDHHLDCLPGSCCDLREHLCKPHNRGLNNKCYDDCMCTEGLRCYAKFHRNRRVTRRKGRCVEPESANGEQGSFINV; from the exons ATGATTATGGAAACTTCTTCCaccttctcttctttccttttcctgtgcgTGCTGGTTCTTTCTGACATCAGTCTTGCAGTCTCCCTGAACCCTGGCACAAAGCTCAAAAATGCCCCAGGGAACAACAACCACCTTCAAAACCAAGAgatgtggctgcagcagcccagaaCTGGGCGCCATCACAGGCAAGGCTCAGCTAAGAAGGAGAGGGTCCATGCCATGCCTTCAAGAGGGCAGCTGGCTGGGGAAGAGACCCTCAAGATGGGCAGCGGAGCTTCAGCTGTGGAAGAGCTGGTGGCAGAGGGACAGCCAGCAGCCCTGAAACAGAATAAGGATGTGTTCCTGGGGTTTGAATTGTTGTATCCTGAGAGAGAAAACCAGTCCCCGGGctctgagaaaggaaagaagcagaaccGAGAGCAGCGTCGACACAGCCGCAGGGACAGGCTCAAACACCACCGAG GGAAGAATCCTGATGCTGGGCCAAGCTCCCTGTACAAGAGACCCAAAAGCTTTGAAGAACAGTTTCAAAATCTTCAGGCAGAGGAAGCTACAAGTCTGACTCCCACCATGCTCCTCACTGCTGCACTGGACACAGCTGTTTCCACAGAAGAGCCTCCTGTTCTTCCAGCCACTTCACCACGGTCACAG GCCCGTCACAGGCAAGATGGGGATGTGATGCCCACCTTGGATATGGCACTCTTTGACTGGACCGATTATGAGGATCTCAAACCAGAAATGTGGCCATCTGCTAAAAAGAAAG AAAAACGCCGCAGTAAGAGCCCCAACAGTGGAAATGAAACCATGACAACTGAAGGAGAGCCATGTGATCACCACCTTGACTGCCTCCCAG GCTCTTGCTGTGACTTGCGTGAACACCTCTGCAAACCACACAATCGAGGCCTTAACAACAAGTGTTATGATGACTGTATGTGCACTGAAG GGCTACGCTGTTATGCCAAATTCCACCGGAACCGAAGAGTGACCCGGAGGAAAGGGCGCTGTGTGGAGCCTGAATCTGCCAATGGAGAGCAGGGATCTTTCATTAATGTTTAG
- the AGTRAP gene encoding type-1 angiotensin II receptor-associated protein isoform X2 → MELPAVSLKAIILVHWLLTVWGCMNYMLPISYAWGNFSVLAVGIWAIVQRDSLDAITMFLTGLLLTVLTDIIHISIFYPSHDFLSDAKRFSIGMAIFSLLLKPVSCYLVYRMYRERGGEYTFNIGVTSAGQDRSTYEPIDQPDVSPQWPSPGKAAQPPY, encoded by the exons ATGGAGCTGCCGGCCGTCAGCCTCAAG gcTATCATTCTGGTACATTGGCTGCTCACAGTGTG GGGATGCATGAATTACATGTTGCCAATCTCCTATGCCTGGGGGAATTTCAGTGTCCTTGCTGTTGGGATCTGGGCCATTGTGCAGCGAGATTCCCTTGATGCCATAACGATG TTCTTGACTGGCCTGCTGCTCACAGTCCTCACAGACATCATTCACATCTCTATCTTCTACCCTTCACACGACTTCCTCAGTGACGCGAAGCGTTTCAGTATAGGCATGGCCATCTTCAGTCTCCTCCTCAAACCTGTGTCCTGCTACTTGGTGTATCGAATGTATCGGGAGCGTGGAGGAGAGTACACCTTTAACATAG GTGTCACCAGTGCAGGCCAGGACCGCAGCACCTACGAGCCCATCGATCAGCCAGATGTTTCTCCACAGTGGCCTTCCCCAGGCAAGGCAGCCCAGCCACCGTACTGA
- the AGTRAP gene encoding type-1 angiotensin II receptor-associated protein isoform X1, protein MFPGNQHSLFVPVCRKILNIRVRGCMNYMLPISYAWGNFSVLAVGIWAIVQRDSLDAITMFLTGLLLTVLTDIIHISIFYPSHDFLSDAKRFSIGMAIFSLLLKPVSCYLVYRMYRERGGEYTFNIGVTSAGQDRSTYEPIDQPDVSPQWPSPGKAAQPPY, encoded by the exons ATGTTCCCTGGGAATCAGCACTCCCTGTTCGTGCCTGTGTGCAGGAAGATCCTAAATATAAGAGTGAG GGGATGCATGAATTACATGTTGCCAATCTCCTATGCCTGGGGGAATTTCAGTGTCCTTGCTGTTGGGATCTGGGCCATTGTGCAGCGAGATTCCCTTGATGCCATAACGATG TTCTTGACTGGCCTGCTGCTCACAGTCCTCACAGACATCATTCACATCTCTATCTTCTACCCTTCACACGACTTCCTCAGTGACGCGAAGCGTTTCAGTATAGGCATGGCCATCTTCAGTCTCCTCCTCAAACCTGTGTCCTGCTACTTGGTGTATCGAATGTATCGGGAGCGTGGAGGAGAGTACACCTTTAACATAG GTGTCACCAGTGCAGGCCAGGACCGCAGCACCTACGAGCCCATCGATCAGCCAGATGTTTCTCCACAGTGGCCTTCCCCAGGCAAGGCAGCCCAGCCACCGTACTGA
- the AGTRAP gene encoding type-1 angiotensin II receptor-associated protein isoform X3, producing MNYMLPISYAWGNFSVLAVGIWAIVQRDSLDAITMFLTGLLLTVLTDIIHISIFYPSHDFLSDAKRFSIGMAIFSLLLKPVSCYLVYRMYRERGGEYTFNIGVTSAGQDRSTYEPIDQPDVSPQWPSPGKAAQPPY from the exons ATGAATTACATGTTGCCAATCTCCTATGCCTGGGGGAATTTCAGTGTCCTTGCTGTTGGGATCTGGGCCATTGTGCAGCGAGATTCCCTTGATGCCATAACGATG TTCTTGACTGGCCTGCTGCTCACAGTCCTCACAGACATCATTCACATCTCTATCTTCTACCCTTCACACGACTTCCTCAGTGACGCGAAGCGTTTCAGTATAGGCATGGCCATCTTCAGTCTCCTCCTCAAACCTGTGTCCTGCTACTTGGTGTATCGAATGTATCGGGAGCGTGGAGGAGAGTACACCTTTAACATAG GTGTCACCAGTGCAGGCCAGGACCGCAGCACCTACGAGCCCATCGATCAGCCAGATGTTTCTCCACAGTGGCCTTCCCCAGGCAAGGCAGCCCAGCCACCGTACTGA